One window from the genome of Pyxicephalus adspersus chromosome 6, UCB_Pads_2.0, whole genome shotgun sequence encodes:
- the P2RX2 gene encoding P2X purinoceptor 2: MTGCRSRSITWIGQLWEYETPKVIVVKNRHLGTIYRLLQLLIIVYFAWYVFVVQKGYQAQETGPESAVITKVKGVSMSKAPRGAKRIWDVAEYVKPPEGGSIFTIITRTESTKLQTLGTCPESKSVVDARCITADDCRSGDVHVLGHGIQTGRCVSSTRGSLKTCEIYAWCPLEDETVTSESLQEFVPNFTILIKNNIHFPQFRFSKGNIEGENALKNCTYHPTRSPSCPIFTMGFIVREAGVNFTEIAYKGGIIGVIINWNCNLDLHPSKCRPQYSFRRLDLQNDVSTGYNYRFAKYYNRNGTETRMLIKVYGIRIDVIVHGQAGKFSLIPTIINLATALTSIGVGSVFCDWILLTFMNKDHMYSLRKYDKVWKLEETHTATATTASSPQDSPATSESLCTNHDPPYKDSSPTMDNNIQENGQQQAWSERTESPPGS; encoded by the exons ATGACAGGCTGCCGGAGTCGTTCTATAACATGGATTGGGCAACTGTGGGAGTACGAGACCCCCAAAGTGATTGTGGTGAAGAACCGTCATCTTGGCACCATCTACAGATTACTACAGCTTCTAATCATTGTGTACTTTGCATG GTATGTGTTTGTGGTCCAGAAAGGGTATCAAGCACAAGAGACTGGCCCAGAAAGTGCTGTCATCACCAAAGTCAAAGGGGTGTCTATGTCCAAAGCTCCTAGGGGAGCCAAGAGAATCTGGGATGTAGCTGAGTATGTGAAACCCCCCGAG GGGGGTAGCATCTTTACCATTATAACCAGGACAGAAAGTACCAAGCTCCAAACTCTGGGGACCTGCCCTGAG agtAAGTCAGTAGTTGATGCCAGGTGTATCACTGCTGATGACTGCAGAAGTGGAGACGTGCATGTACTGGGCCATG gTATACAGACAGGACGCTGTGTAAGTTCTACTCGTGGATCATTAAAGACCTGTGAGATCTATGCATGGTGTCCACTAGAGGATGAAACTGTGACTAG TGAATCTCTGCAGGAGTTTGTCCCAAACTTCACTATCTTAATCAAGAACAACATCCATTTCCCTCAGTTCAGATTCTCCAA GGGTAACATTGAAGGTGAAAATGCCCTAAAGAACTGTACTTATCACCCGACAAGATCTCCTTCCTGTCCGATATTCACCATGGGTTTTATTGTTAGAGAAGCTGGTGTCAATTTCACAGAAATAGCCTATAAG GGAGGCATTATTGGAGTGATCATTAACTGGAACTGCAACTTAGATTTACATCCATCAAAGTGCCGTCCACAGTATTCTTTCCGACGCCTTGATCTGCAGAATGATGTGTCCACTGGCTACAACTACAG GTTTGCCAAGTATTATAACAGGAATGGAACAGAAACCCGCATGCTCATTAAAGTATATGGGATTCGTATTGATGTCATTGTTCATGGACAG GCTGGAAAGTTTAGTCTTATCCCAACCATCATTAACCTGGCCACTGCCCTGACATCTATTGGTGTT GGGTCAGTCTTTTGTGATTGGATATTGCTGACTTTCATGAACAAAGATCACATGTACAGCTTGCGAAAATATGACAAG GTCTGGAaattggaggaaacccatactgCAACAGCTACCACAGCCAGCTCTCCGCAAGACTCTCCAGCTACTTCAGAATCTCTCTGTACTAATCATGACCCTCCATACAAAGACAGCAGCCCGACAATGGATAACAATATTCAGGAAAATGGACAACAGCAGGCATGGAGTGAGAGGACAGAGTCCCCTCCTGGGAGCTGA